In Candidatus Methanosphaera massiliense, the following are encoded in one genomic region:
- a CDS encoding metallophosphoesterase has translation MVRRMVGKKSKIIMIILCIFLTILVVEPTQLDVNEIKVQSSDIPAEFNGTRIAVVGDIHYGEYVNENRVSYIVNQTNEQNADIIVLVGDYVTNDENDADTCIKILNNLHAKYGVYGILGNNDPKNKTSELLDESTTITNIRNDGVWIEKNSARIRLGGVGDISTDLQYPRRTTSGTTENDFVIMAYHNPNYFDLINHSRIDLSLTGHTHGGQINFFGYAPWVQKSSKGNRYISGLYEEDGSQLVVTNGIGERIVPFRFMATPQITIVTLEST, from the coding sequence ATGGTTAGACGCATGGTAGGTAAAAAATCAAAGATAATAATGATTATACTCTGTATATTTCTAACAATACTGGTAGTTGAACCTACACAACTTGACGTAAATGAAATAAAAGTACAATCTAGTGACATACCCGCGGAATTTAATGGTACACGAATAGCAGTTGTGGGTGATATACATTATGGGGAATATGTTAATGAAAACAGGGTAAGTTACATAGTAAATCAAACAAATGAACAAAATGCTGATATAATAGTATTAGTAGGAGACTATGTGACAAATGATGAAAATGATGCTGACACCTGTATTAAAATACTAAATAATCTTCATGCAAAATACGGAGTATACGGTATACTTGGAAATAATGATCCAAAAAATAAAACAAGTGAATTATTAGATGAATCCACTACAATAACTAACATACGTAATGACGGGGTATGGATAGAGAAGAACAGTGCAAGAATAAGATTAGGAGGAGTAGGAGATATTTCAACAGACCTACAATATCCTCGTAGAACAACAAGCGGAACAACAGAAAATGATTTTGTGATAATGGCATACCATAACCCAAACTACTTTGACCTGATAAATCATTCACGTATAGATTTATCTCTAACAGGACATACGCATGGTGGACAAATTAATTTCTTTGGATATGCTCCATGGGTGCAGAAATCATCAAAAGGTAACAGATATATCTCTGGATTATATGAAGAAGATGGTTCACAGTTAGTAGTAACTAATGGAATTGGTGAACGAATTGTACCCTTTAGGTTCATGGCAACACCACAGATAACAATTGTAACATTAGAATCCACATAA
- a CDS encoding biotin transporter BioY has product MPINSNINKFHEMQSSWYTWRNNANTITMVGLSFLVACFTGLMAQVTIATPWSPVLISFQTFAVLLAGAFLGEKWGAFSMVLYALLGIIGMPWFTGMEHGFAWILSASGGYIVGFVFAAAFTGYMFDHHPSSRKPVQTVIVMLIANFICIYIPGLIGLYNFMLGTGSALSISQLILMGVLPFIVGDIIKIAIASGISTSILPKED; this is encoded by the coding sequence ATGCCTATAAACAGTAATATTAATAAATTTCATGAGATGCAATCATCATGGTATACATGGAGAAATAATGCAAATACCATTACGATGGTAGGATTATCATTTCTAGTTGCATGTTTCACCGGATTAATGGCACAAGTAACAATTGCAACTCCTTGGAGTCCAGTATTAATCTCATTCCAAACATTTGCAGTACTACTTGCAGGTGCATTCCTCGGAGAAAAATGGGGAGCATTCAGTATGGTATTATATGCATTACTAGGAATTATAGGAATGCCATGGTTTACTGGAATGGAACACGGCTTTGCATGGATTTTATCAGCTAGTGGAGGATATATTGTAGGATTTGTTTTCGCTGCAGCATTCACTGGTTACATGTTTGACCATCATCCTAGTTCTAGAAAACCTGTTCAAACAGTAATTGTTATGTTAATAGCTAACTTCATTTGTATATACATTCCAGGATTAATTGGATTATATAACTTTATGTTAGGTACTGGCAGTGCATTATCAATTAGTCAACTAATATTAATGGGTGTATTACCATTTATTGTAGGTGACATTATAAAAATTGCAATTGCATCTGGTATATCAACATCAATATTACCAAAAGAAGATTAA
- a CDS encoding calcium/sodium antiporter — MDILTIILLIIGFVLLIKGADMFVDGASDLATKLKIPAMIIGLTIVAFGTSAPEAAVSVTSALNHSNAIAISNIVGSNIFNLLVVVGITAIIYKIDIDDVSLKQDFPVLLISSILLLLFIVTSSQISRIEGIIFLIGIIAYVALLIVKSKKESKNMPVGTTHLSNIMIVLFIIVGLAFILIGSDLVVDASKDIALSLGMSETLVGLTIVSIGTSLPELMTSVTAAYNKNTGIAIGNAVGSCIFNILFIVGLTTTITPIATTNVMVIDTIIMILALIITYILAYDKKDFNRKDGIILVSLFIVYMIYIIIRN; from the coding sequence ATCTTAACAATTATATTGCTTATTATAGGTTTTGTACTTCTTATTAAGGGTGCTGATATGTTTGTTGATGGTGCCAGTGATCTTGCTACTAAACTTAAAATCCCTGCTATGATTATTGGTTTAACTATTGTAGCCTTTGGTACTAGTGCACCGGAAGCTGCTGTTTCTGTAACTTCAGCCCTTAATCATAGTAATGCTATAGCAATAAGTAACATTGTAGGTAGTAACATTTTTAATTTACTTGTAGTTGTAGGTATTACTGCTATTATTTATAAGATTGATATAGATGACGTATCACTAAAACAGGATTTTCCTGTTCTTTTAATAAGTAGCATACTATTACTCTTATTTATTGTAACTAGTAGTCAGATTAGTAGGATTGAAGGTATAATCTTCCTAATAGGTATAATAGCATACGTTGCACTTCTTATTGTTAAATCTAAAAAAGAAAGTAAGAACATGCCTGTAGGAACTACACACTTATCCAACATAATGATTGTGTTATTTATAATAGTTGGTTTAGCTTTCATACTAATTGGTAGTGATTTAGTAGTAGATGCTTCAAAAGATATTGCTTTAAGCCTAGGAATGTCTGAAACATTAGTAGGATTAACAATAGTATCAATAGGTACATCTCTACCAGAGCTTATGACTAGTGTAACAGCAGCATACAATAAGAATACCGGAATTGCAATAGGTAATGCTGTTGGAAGTTGTATATTTAACATACTATTCATTGTTGGTTTAACAACAACAATAACTCCTATTGCAACAACAAATGTTATGGTAATTGATACTATTATAATGATTTTAGCATTAATTATCACATACATATTAGCATATGATAAAAAGGATTTCAACAGGAAAGATGGAATCATCCTAGTATCCTTATTTATTGTATATATGATCTATATCATCATAAGAAACTAG
- a CDS encoding GyrI-like domain-containing protein has product MVEIVEKRIPEQKVAYVPHTDSFSKLPEFIKEVGDLIAENNFKAVGYPYGSYENDLEERAENNQMFEVGMPIDNFYNDGKPAGRIGKLGLKEVTSHTVLAARHKGTHKNFNETIKAIVDYAIKNQYDIVGPITEIYFPAEEGSPVEENMTEIQIPVIYMGPKRD; this is encoded by the coding sequence ATGGTTGAAATAGTTGAAAAAAGAATCCCTGAGCAAAAAGTAGCTTATGTTCCACATACAGATAGTTTCAGTAAATTACCTGAATTTATCAAGGAAGTAGGAGATCTTATAGCTGAAAATAACTTTAAAGCTGTTGGCTATCCTTATGGTTCATATGAGAACGATCTTGAGGAACGTGCTGAAAATAACCAAATGTTTGAAGTAGGTATGCCTATTGATAACTTCTACAACGATGGAAAACCTGCTGGTAGAATAGGAAAACTTGGACTTAAAGAAGTTACATCACATACAGTATTAGCTGCTCGTCATAAAGGAACTCATAAAAATTTTAATGAAACTATTAAGGCTATAGTTGATTATGCTATAAAAAATCAATATGATATTGTTGGACCTATCACTGAGATATACTTCCCTGCAGAAGAGGGTAGCCCTGTTGAAGAAAACATGACTGAAATACAAATTCCTGTAATATATATGGGTCCTAAACGAGATTAA
- a CDS encoding Ig-like domain-containing protein has protein sequence MLLVVCLLLLMYGLSVSNAENPDSMTIEHINDTQVISNTTTTNSQVNTSHHTHTSYKTVNNKSQSKVLKKAKEQENIEISTDNVTCQVGDVIDINVSSEPANLDDGILTYYINKEIIGVQNISISQEPFEFDTDGYDAGTYNLTIDFSGSLKYKNTGTNATITINKHDTDITITDTIFDEDNNLNISYNLISGQKKVNTGTLTLYYNDTMIKSMNITEEDSSIIIPNKYNSELIDFVYTGNNYYESFNTSELINVDPLDCDIYIPYITGYHGSNVTTTVTIYSNKTVNDGKLDVYVDDILIDEYDVTSSIPININLENYLEGKYNVTIVYGDSNVYNEQSYNTTLTVRKIRTNVYTSNVTAHRNNIVNLTATIYNYVDDKTNGLVEFFIDNESIATSIANNSHINITYLIPDNLDYGMHNLTVVYYGTQRYNESRAESLMNITKYTNKLYVKDVTLDENGRINIDLRCYSYDRTVDDGVINIIINGTLVDTVPVTTNDTIIILPNEYQADNVYTASFTYENSSWYNDANTNQIIDIERTNTTTHISKYLSNKNILNITTYVYTTSYDEINNGTMEYYLNNNLIGTSNIKNNTGNLIYNMTGQPIGNYTITAKYLGTKIYKPSTNTTTITKTIHQTTAYITTNNTIRATPGDTIKINATINDYEGNPITETIPTTIIINNKTINTQFTNGTLNQTYKIPENTTESTITITITTKNTTNTKPTTRNATLKITKYNTYITGPNNIKLTKLEQIQINTTINSNKHQVNTKIPTIIKINNKTLANTYYMNGSLKYKLNLDNKYTNNTYTLTIMTQETSKYRQTTKTINLTLNNRKTYIISKNIYSSKGNKIIFNATVMDALTRKPIQGTSKACIKLNNVTVNTIQIKNGHIAYPYSNNNNAKTYNITIISGENNIYDASQWTGYLINKRQPIKITSQNINTIVDSNITIKAKIFSNEKLINKTIKASIKINNVTIGTVNVVNGQIILPYKLPDNMGSGIYNLTIVTGDTGSYYHTNTTTKLIVSKKYKVMDSPNISVKKNGTIHIKAVIKDSKGNIVTSKTKVNIKVAGKSICNLNVTNGIIEYDYNIGNLKKGKYDLLVQAGETSKYRHATTHSVLRVE, from the coding sequence ATGTTATTAGTAGTCTGTCTTCTACTATTAATGTATGGTTTATCAGTTAGTAATGCTGAAAATCCAGATTCTATGACAATAGAACATATAAATGATACACAGGTTATATCAAATACAACTACAACTAACAGTCAGGTAAATACATCACATCATACTCATACAAGTTATAAAACAGTTAATAATAAGAGTCAATCAAAAGTCCTGAAAAAAGCAAAAGAACAAGAAAATATCGAAATATCAACAGATAATGTAACTTGTCAGGTAGGTGATGTAATTGATATTAATGTATCATCAGAACCTGCAAATTTAGATGATGGAATATTAACCTATTATATTAATAAGGAGATTATTGGCGTACAAAATATATCAATATCTCAGGAACCATTTGAATTTGACACGGACGGATACGATGCAGGTACTTATAATCTAACAATAGATTTTTCAGGAAGTTTAAAATATAAAAACACAGGAACAAATGCAACAATAACAATAAATAAACATGATACAGATATAACAATCACTGATACAATATTTGATGAAGATAACAACTTAAATATATCCTATAACCTAATATCAGGTCAAAAAAAGGTTAACACTGGAACATTGACACTGTATTATAATGATACAATGATAAAAAGCATGAATATAACAGAAGAGGATTCATCAATAATAATACCTAATAAATATAACTCTGAACTAATAGACTTTGTATACACAGGTAACAATTACTATGAATCATTCAATACCTCTGAATTAATAAATGTGGATCCCCTTGATTGTGATATATACATACCTTATATTACAGGATATCATGGATCAAATGTAACAACAACAGTAACCATCTATTCAAATAAGACAGTGAATGATGGAAAACTCGATGTATATGTTGATGATATACTCATAGATGAATATGATGTAACCAGCAGCATACCTATAAATATAAACTTGGAAAATTATCTTGAAGGTAAATATAATGTAACAATAGTTTACGGGGATAGCAATGTTTACAATGAACAATCATATAATACTACATTAACAGTAAGAAAAATAAGAACAAATGTATACACAAGTAATGTTACAGCACATAGAAATAATATTGTTAATCTAACAGCAACAATATACAACTATGTTGATGATAAAACAAATGGATTAGTGGAATTCTTTATAGATAACGAGAGTATTGCTACAAGTATAGCTAATAATAGTCATATTAATATTACCTATCTAATACCAGATAACTTAGATTACGGCATGCATAACTTAACAGTTGTTTACTATGGTACTCAAAGATATAACGAGTCACGTGCAGAATCATTAATGAATATTACTAAATATACCAACAAGTTATATGTGAAAGATGTTACACTAGATGAGAATGGACGTATTAATATAGATCTTAGATGTTACTCCTATGATAGAACAGTAGATGATGGGGTTATAAACATAATAATTAATGGCACACTTGTTGACACAGTTCCTGTCACAACTAATGATACTATAATTATATTACCTAATGAATATCAAGCAGATAATGTTTATACTGCATCATTCACATATGAAAACTCCTCATGGTACAATGATGCTAATACAAATCAAATAATAGACATTGAAAGAACAAACACAACAACACATATATCAAAATACTTATCAAATAAAAATATACTTAACATAACAACCTATGTTTACACAACAAGTTATGATGAAATAAACAATGGAACCATGGAATATTACCTAAATAATAACTTAATAGGCACATCAAATATCAAAAATAACACAGGAAACTTAATATATAACATGACAGGCCAGCCAATAGGAAACTACACAATAACAGCAAAATATCTGGGAACAAAAATATACAAACCATCCACAAACACAACAACAATAACAAAAACAATCCACCAAACAACAGCATATATAACAACAAACAACACAATAAGAGCAACACCTGGAGATACAATAAAAATAAATGCAACAATAAACGACTATGAAGGAAATCCAATAACCGAAACAATACCAACAACAATAATAATAAATAACAAGACAATAAACACACAATTTACTAATGGAACACTAAATCAAACATATAAAATACCTGAAAACACAACAGAATCAACAATAACCATAACAATAACGACAAAAAACACAACAAACACAAAACCAACAACAAGAAATGCTACATTAAAAATAACAAAATATAACACATACATAACAGGACCAAACAACATAAAACTAACAAAATTAGAACAAATACAGATAAACACGACAATAAACTCAAATAAACACCAAGTAAATACAAAAATACCAACAATAATAAAAATAAATAACAAAACACTAGCAAACACATATTATATGAATGGATCACTAAAATATAAACTAAATCTAGACAATAAATACACAAATAACACATATACTCTAACAATAATGACACAGGAAACATCAAAATACAGACAAACAACAAAAACAATAAACTTAACCCTAAACAACAGGAAAACATACATTATATCTAAAAACATATACTCATCAAAAGGAAACAAGATAATATTCAATGCAACAGTAATGGACGCACTAACAAGAAAACCAATACAAGGAACATCAAAAGCATGTATAAAACTAAACAATGTAACTGTAAACACAATACAAATAAAAAATGGTCATATAGCATACCCTTACAGTAACAATAACAATGCTAAAACATATAACATCACAATTATCAGTGGAGAAAATAACATATATGACGCCTCACAATGGACAGGATATCTAATAAATAAAAGACAACCAATCAAAATCACATCACAAAACATAAACACAATAGTGGACAGTAATATAACAATCAAAGCAAAAATATTCTCAAATGAAAAACTGATTAACAAGACAATAAAAGCATCAATAAAGATAAACAATGTGACAATTGGAACAGTAAATGTAGTAAATGGTCAAATAATATTACCGTACAAGTTACCTGATAACATGGGCTCAGGAATCTATAATTTAACAATAGTCACTGGAGATACTGGTTCGTATTATCATACAAATACTACTACCAAGTTAATAGTCTCTAAGAAGTATAAAGTAATGGATTCACCTAATATCAGTGTAAAGAAAAATGGTACAATCCATATTAAAGCAGTAATAAAAGATTCAAAAGGCAATATTGTAACCTCAAAAACAAAGGTTAATATTAAAGTTGCAGGTAAATCTATATGTAATTTAAATGTTACTAATGGAATCATAGAATATGACTATAATATTGGTAATTTAAAGAAAGGAAAGTATGATTTACTTGTACAGGCTGGTGAAACATCTAAATATAGACATGCTACTACACACTCAGTACTTAGGGTGGAATAA
- a CDS encoding translation initiation factor IF-5A, giving the protein MPTKVVEIKTLKQGKYLVLDGEASKITSISTSSPGKHGAAKARIEAVGIFDNQKRSLVKPVNAKVDIPIIDKRAGQVIAIMGSEVQIMDLETYETIDLPIPDELKDQITEGKEVEYIEALGNMKIMRTKGGN; this is encoded by the coding sequence ATGCCAACAAAAGTAGTAGAAATTAAAACTTTAAAACAAGGAAAATACTTAGTATTAGATGGAGAAGCTTCAAAAATTACCAGTATATCAACATCATCACCTGGTAAACACGGAGCAGCAAAAGCTCGTATAGAAGCAGTAGGAATATTCGATAACCAAAAAAGAAGTCTTGTAAAACCTGTAAACGCAAAAGTAGACATACCTATCATTGATAAAAGAGCAGGTCAAGTAATTGCAATCATGGGTTCAGAAGTACAAATTATGGATTTAGAAACCTACGAAACCATCGATTTACCAATACCTGATGAATTAAAAGATCAAATCACAGAAGGTAAAGAAGTAGAATACATAGAAGCATTAGGAAACATGAAAATCATGAGAACAAAAGGAGGAAACTAA
- a CDS encoding aldo/keto reductase, translating into MIQTRTIKKTGEEVSLLGLGAMRLPTRNGRIDKQKATKLVNYAIDHGVNLIDTAYLYHNGESETFLRNILQDRRNDVQISTKLPVWFVKKEEDLEEYLDKQMEKLGVEYIDYYFLHSLNYETYKRLKPLHVLEFLDRIKKEGKVKHVGFSYHDNYDDFTRIIDDYDWDMCLLQYNFIDEEVQAGRKGVQYAYNHDVSVFIMEPLKGGLLAHDVPEKVKVTMEEENIDETPSRWALKWLANQKEITCILSGMGEIKQLDENIETMNSTESDSISDEELQVYNNVKKVYEELIQVPCTQCRYCMPCPAHVDIPACFEAYNAKYIFKKDTKYTFRVSGIMGGKPGYASNCINCGACIIKCPQKINIPQELKKVSDELEPFGLKTFMKLVNVVGKPIFKWYLNR; encoded by the coding sequence ATGATTCAAACTAGAACAATAAAAAAAACAGGGGAAGAAGTCTCATTACTTGGCTTGGGTGCTATGAGATTACCGACAAGAAATGGTAGAATAGACAAACAAAAAGCTACTAAGTTAGTTAACTATGCGATTGACCATGGTGTAAATCTTATAGATACTGCTTATCTATATCATAATGGGGAAAGTGAAACATTTCTTAGAAATATTCTTCAAGATAGAAGAAATGATGTGCAGATTTCAACAAAATTGCCTGTATGGTTTGTTAAAAAAGAAGAGGATTTAGAAGAGTATCTGGATAAACAAATGGAAAAGTTAGGCGTGGAATATATTGATTATTACTTTCTACACTCCTTAAATTATGAAACATATAAAAGACTAAAACCGTTACATGTCTTAGAATTTCTTGACAGAATAAAAAAAGAGGGAAAAGTAAAACATGTAGGATTCTCGTATCATGATAATTATGATGATTTCACAAGGATAATTGATGACTATGATTGGGATATGTGTCTACTACAATACAATTTTATAGATGAAGAAGTTCAAGCTGGAAGAAAAGGAGTGCAATACGCATATAATCATGATGTAAGTGTATTTATTATGGAGCCATTAAAAGGTGGATTACTAGCACATGATGTTCCTGAAAAAGTAAAAGTAACCATGGAAGAGGAAAATATAGATGAAACACCTAGTAGATGGGCATTAAAATGGCTGGCCAATCAAAAAGAGATAACATGTATATTATCAGGAATGGGTGAAATAAAACAGCTAGATGAAAATATTGAAACGATGAATAGCACTGAATCTGATTCAATATCTGATGAAGAGTTACAAGTCTACAATAATGTTAAAAAGGTATATGAGGAATTAATTCAGGTACCATGTACACAGTGTAGATATTGTATGCCATGTCCAGCACATGTGGATATACCAGCATGTTTCGAAGCATATAATGCAAAATACATATTTAAAAAAGATACAAAGTATACTTTTCGAGTATCTGGGATAATGGGTGGAAAACCAGGATATGCAAGTAATTGTATAAATTGTGGTGCATGTATAATTAAATGTCCACAAAAAATTAACATACCTCAGGAATTAAAGAAAGTATCTGATGAACTAGAACCATTTGGATTAAAAACATTTATGAAACTAGTAAATGTAGTAGGAAAACCTATATTCAAATGGTATTTAAATCGTTAA
- a CDS encoding DUF211 domain-containing protein, with translation MENSLIRVVLDILKPHSPSLPSFAMYLSSLEGVDGVNITLIEIDKDTENIKITMEGNDLNYDKIREAVEHYGGSIHSVDEVVAGRRLVEEVTTPQD, from the coding sequence ATGGAAAATTCATTAATAAGAGTAGTTTTAGACATACTAAAACCACATTCACCATCACTACCATCATTTGCTATGTATTTAAGTAGTCTTGAAGGTGTAGATGGAGTAAATATAACATTAATTGAAATAGATAAAGATACAGAAAACATTAAAATTACTATGGAAGGAAATGACTTAAATTACGATAAAATACGTGAAGCAGTAGAACATTACGGTGGATCAATCCATAGTGTCGATGAAGTTGTTGCAGGAAGAAGACTTGTAGAAGAAGTAACAACACCACAGGACTAA
- the dnaG gene encoding DNA primase DnaG, translated as MVKDEITTTKYLIHSQINAKGFVEKPDVVGAIFGQTEGLLSDSLDLRELQKTGRIGRIKVEMTNKSGRTQGEIIIPSSLDRVETTILAASLETINRVGPCEANLKITKIEDVRAVKRRTIVERAKELYQNMMEDFTPESSRMIEEVKESIRMPEIIEYGEDNLPAGPNTPTSDAVLIVEGRSDVLNLLKYGIKNTIAVEGVNIPKTVVDLTKDRTITAFLDGDRGGDLILKELLQIGDIDYVTRAPRGQEVEYLDKDQVIYALKNKTSVDKITSHANYNHNQHKFHNKPRTNNNHTENNKIHRQTTQYNHEEKKQPQHKQEIRHQYKQHRPEDKPRHEKEENTQKQETEKKQPKLNKYQKILNQLSGTSKGKFYNADFNEIKEVPVANIYNEIKNTQDDVKTVVFDGIISQRLVDLAREKNVECLTAVKMNEVVKKPETIKIITK; from the coding sequence ATGGTAAAAGATGAAATTACAACAACAAAATATTTAATACATTCACAAATAAATGCAAAGGGTTTTGTAGAAAAACCGGATGTTGTAGGAGCAATATTTGGACAGACCGAAGGACTTCTAAGTGATAGTCTGGATCTACGAGAATTACAGAAAACTGGTAGAATAGGAAGAATAAAAGTAGAGATGACTAACAAATCAGGAAGAACCCAGGGAGAAATAATAATACCATCAAGCTTAGATAGAGTAGAAACAACAATACTCGCTGCTTCATTAGAAACAATAAATAGAGTAGGTCCATGCGAAGCAAACCTAAAAATAACGAAAATTGAAGATGTAAGAGCAGTAAAAAGGCGAACAATTGTTGAAAGAGCAAAAGAATTATATCAGAACATGATGGAAGACTTCACACCTGAAAGTTCAAGAATGATAGAAGAAGTTAAAGAATCAATAAGAATGCCTGAAATTATAGAATATGGTGAAGATAACCTTCCTGCAGGTCCAAATACTCCAACATCAGATGCAGTTCTCATTGTTGAGGGAAGATCAGACGTACTAAACCTACTAAAATATGGAATAAAAAACACCATAGCAGTAGAAGGAGTAAACATACCAAAAACAGTAGTAGACCTTACAAAAGATAGAACAATAACAGCATTCCTAGATGGTGACAGAGGAGGAGATCTAATACTAAAAGAATTACTCCAAATAGGTGACATAGACTATGTTACAAGAGCACCAAGAGGACAGGAAGTAGAATACCTAGATAAAGACCAAGTAATCTACGCACTAAAAAACAAAACATCAGTAGACAAAATAACAAGTCATGCAAATTACAACCATAACCAACACAAATTCCACAACAAACCAAGAACAAACAACAACCACACAGAAAACAATAAAATACACAGACAAACAACACAATACAACCACGAGGAAAAAAAACAGCCACAACACAAACAAGAAATAAGACACCAATATAAACAACACAGACCAGAAGACAAACCCAGACATGAAAAAGAAGAGAACACACAAAAACAGGAAACAGAAAAAAAACAACCAAAACTAAACAAATATCAAAAAATATTAAACCAACTATCAGGAACCAGCAAAGGAAAATTCTACAACGCAGATTTCAATGAAATCAAGGAAGTACCAGTAGCAAACATATACAATGAAATAAAAAACACCCAAGATGATGTAAAAACAGTAGTCTTTGATGGAATAATAAGTCAAAGATTGGTTGATCTTGCCAGAGAAAAAAATGTTGAATGTCTAACAGCAGTAAAAATGAATGAAGTTGTAAAAAAACCTGAAACAATAAAAATAATTACAAAATAA
- the xerA gene encoding site-specific tyrosine recombinase/integron integrase, with product MTSEYLEELELEDQIEDYILELDIQSYSTNTLKTYKSILNSFHRFLLSQKKLNSPKDMLRSFKRYLQYLKREKEVSQNYLYLVTVVLKKFFEYAEIPIYDEIKAPKRTKSLPKSLNEQEVYDLIHARDADYDPKKSNPQNITRLRNKVILTLLYSTGLRVSELVNLKIRAIDEDERTIRVRGKGEKDRIVIFDDTTLNLINEYLDKRGVENEYLFVNQKNNKLTSRYIELMIKDHAKRAGINKRVTPHILRHSFATHLLKNGVDIRSIQQLLGHSNLSTTQIYTSVDMHTLKNVYDEAWLNRDHNVHKNPIDSTTE from the coding sequence TTGACATCAGAATACCTAGAAGAATTAGAATTAGAAGATCAAATCGAGGACTACATACTTGAATTAGATATTCAAAGTTACTCAACAAATACTTTGAAAACATACAAGTCAATCCTTAACAGTTTTCACAGATTTCTATTATCACAAAAAAAGCTTAATTCTCCAAAAGACATGCTACGTTCATTTAAAAGATATTTACAATACCTAAAAAGAGAAAAGGAAGTATCACAGAACTACCTTTATCTGGTAACAGTAGTGTTAAAGAAATTCTTTGAATATGCTGAAATTCCAATATATGATGAAATTAAAGCACCAAAAAGAACAAAATCACTACCAAAATCCTTGAATGAACAAGAAGTATATGATCTTATACATGCTAGAGATGCAGATTATGATCCTAAGAAATCAAACCCACAGAATATCACACGTTTAAGAAATAAAGTAATCTTAACATTATTATACTCTACAGGATTACGTGTATCTGAACTAGTAAATCTTAAGATAAGAGCGATTGATGAGGATGAAAGAACAATAAGAGTCAGAGGTAAAGGAGAAAAAGATAGAATTGTAATATTTGATGATACTACATTAAATCTTATTAATGAATATCTTGATAAACGGGGAGTGGAGAATGAATATCTCTTCGTTAACCAAAAAAATAATAAACTAACCTCACGTTACATAGAGTTAATGATTAAAGATCATGCTAAAAGAGCAGGTATTAATAAACGGGTAACTCCCCACATATTAAGACACTCATTTGCTACACACTTACTTAAAAATGGTGTTGATATAAGATCTATTCAACAATTACTTGGACATAGTAATCTTAGTACAACACAGATTTATACAAGTGTGGATATGCATACTCTTAAAAATGTATATGATGAAGCATGGCTTAACAGAGATCATAATGTACATAAAAATCCAATAGATAGTACTACTGAATAA